CGATGACTCGTTCAACACGTTCTTCAGCGAGACGGGCGCAGGCAAGCACGTGCCGCGCGCCGTGTTCATCGACCTGGAGCCGACGGTGGTGGACGAGGTGCGCACGGGCACGTACCGCCAGCTGTTCCACCCCGAGCAGCTCATCACCGGCAAGGAGGACGCCGCCAACAACTACGCGCGCGGACACTACACCATCGGCAAGGAGATCGTGGACCTGGTGCTCGACAGGGTGCGCAAGCTGGCCGACCAGTGCACGGGCCTGCAGGGCTTCCTCATCTTCCACTCGTTCGGCGGCGGCACCGGCTCCGGCTTCGCCTCGCTCCTCATGGAGCGGCTCTCCGTAGATTACGGGAAAAAGTCCAAGCTAGAGTTCGCCATCTACCCCGCGCCACAGATCTCCACCGCGGTTGTGGAGCCCTACAACTCTATCCTGACTACGCACACGACGCTGGAGCACTCCGACGCTGCCTTCATGGTTGACAACGAAGCTATCTACGACATCTGCAGAAGAAACTTAGATATTGAACGACCGACCTACACGAACTTGAACCGCTTGATCGGACAGATCGTATCCTCCATCACTGCCTCGCTACGATTCGACGGCGCGCTAAACGTGGACCTAACAGAGTTCCAGACCAACTTGGTGCCGTATCCTCGCATCCACTTCCCGCTAGTGACGTATGCGCCCGTCATCTCCGCCGAGAAGGCGTACCACGAGCAGCTATCTGTCGCGGAGATCACAAACGCGTGCTTCGAGCCGGCGAACCAGATGGTGAAGTGCGACCCGAGGCACGGGAAGTACATGGCGTGCTGCATGCTGTACCGCGGGGACGTGGTGCCGAAGGATGTGAATGCGGCGATCGGCACGATAAAGACCAAGCGCACAATACAATTTGTAGATTGGTGTCCGACCGGATTTAAAGTTGGGATTAACTACCAACCGCCGACGGTCGTGCCGGGTGGGGATCTGGCTAAAGTGCAAAGAGCTGTTTGCATGTTGTCTAACACGACAGCAATCGCCGAAGCGTGGTCGCGCCTGAATCACAAGTTCGATCTCATGTACGCGAAGCGCGCGTTCGTTCATTGGTACGTCGGTGAGGGTATGGAGGAGGGAGAGTTCTCAGAGGCGCGCGAGGACCTGGCGGCGCTCGAGAAGGATTATGAAGAAGTCGGCATGGACTCTGGCGAAGGCGAGGGCGAAGGTGGCGAAGAATATTAGGaagaatatattttatgttaGGACATTTTTGGTTCTCTTAGGTCTAAAACTATGTGATTTTACTTTTCATGTGTGCACATACTGAATTTTTgatctatatttattaaatttaggcGTTGCTTTTACCCGTACTTTGTTGTTTTGATAATcatttaaggtaaacgtactggtgctcgacgcggtcccagtacctacatgtcatcttgaaacttaagtcattgtcaatagaggtgacgcaaggtgtcatctattgggcatgaGCATGTCGAgcacagcgaaatgctatacatggaagtattctgtccgctcaattatgacccaacgcaaactaccccgcgataggcggtacttacaaactgctcgattggcaatctcagtaccaccgagatgacagtcagtgacaaatggctaaattgatttataaaaacaacgtttttttgtaaataaagatatattcatgtgtcgtgaagtggtgcagaagttattttagttcataccaaggacagtggaatcacttttcacttgtagtaaacagataacttcagtagaatttggaaaaaacatgacgatttgttttcaatactactgtgctaagctaaaacgtaacaactgcatacgactttcataacaacatacgactttttaaattgcgaggataatagggatggtgttatgctaaatgaagtagactattttattaacttgtgtttggtttaggtattttctatataattataaatgtaataataaattccttcttacagatttgtattttccttttttatttcatgagatgaagctataaaaaaactacctagttatttcaaattaataatcaaatttggtattgtcattttacattactttccattcagattcccacaagatgctattcgcagagaactatggaaaaaagctgtccaattagagagacatgaaattgagtggatgcctggcaagatatctagaatatgttctattcatgagatataacccgtgagataatcatacccggtctcctatatgtagatacatttttcctatcatgctttcactgaattaatttaacaaatacacacattatctgaaaatattgatcatttgaatccaccctgtactgtcacatatatgtaggttctctctcaagctatttccgtcagtagaaaagagcggcaaacatattaactcacattatagacgggtctaacgcgaattatattcaattaccttgatttaccgacgtaaatcagtttcgtttcgtataatgtgagttaatatgtgttcaaaacgcgaaagtttaaaatattataagagcggcaaatttagaaaatgtaagcgcgcgaacggctgtggtcctatacaaaattttaatattgcacctttttctactgacaaacttgcttgaccggctatatacatataaaatattctgaactgaaagtggggatttattgtgactccgcctgttcaaatatttttgacccgattcgtgtacccatgtaaattttgcagactgtatagctagtccgatttctaagatcaagttcgccatacatttactatggcgtacttgatcttagaaaaacggacagactatacctgaacgtgacttcgcactgccatgcagattgataataaaatatacaaaatacttattatagcggaatacatttatacaacaatgatatatttacttatgttgagttagtctgtcatgtcataacaacattttaactagttatcttttaatctgcattaaattattatacgtgaattatttgactggttcttcactgtatggcataaacctatccctgtccaagtcatattctaatcaaatatgaaccgcgaactctcagcggccagtacgtacagcaagaaggttattagcggattaatgtcgctgattggtagttattgacattatatgcatttcatctacacttagctatgtaccattagtgtaataaagatgactcttattttgtttacgagctttgattacaggctctgtaaacgcgtcgtcttatttgaatgtaggcgtaattgtgtatgtgtgctaatttggcccgagaatttgaacggtaatgttcctaaaggcggtatccatggttatatatgatcgcaggtcGAGCATCATCGAAATCGTCTAAACacaagctgtcactcggacgccacgtcatcCAAGTGTGAaaactttatgcatatgtatttattattattatttgtatctccgttttaaaactctcggggtctttcgagcccggtcatttataaggcgtgcgtggggatatggatccaacacgtagaggccgtttggagagatttgatgtcatgtagaacgcctgctggaacccattcacgggtacatcaatagatacccgtgaaccggtttcagcaggcattggaaGCTATTGTAAAGAATATGGATAGAGTACTGGTCTATGGTTTAAGTTTGGGTGGAAAAAAGGCTGGGCTATTGCAAagaagtccggacacctgccataacactgcttacacaagttatcgaggcaggcgatgactcgccactcgttagatgggcacctgatgcgccatcgtaaagacggccaggcgcaacaccggcgtgagcggctcaggggtgtcgagaggtggtgctgcgctttctccgaagttactcgcggcgttatgccctttaacacttccacccctggagcatatagctctagcgactcctctctggacggccaatgaaggcaagccagagctgagagtcctgcgggtccccttggggtccactccgaccgacgaagacacgccggagacggagaccctgaccgactctcgggagcactcgggtccgtggggtcgttactccccaacagctcgccacaaactgccctgcgggcttattattattattattttctttatttatttttcatctcaagttaggttatttataatatgaatataaaagtaaaatataaaaacacttacaaaacgataaaaaatacatataaacacattataaaaaacctaacctattattattattatttgtatgtctgttccatatctcgggaccatggggtcccggacctttgggaggcgtacgtggggccgaagccaacagcgcagaggccctttaagacatttaatctaaaagcaagggatacacacgtggcggataccatacccgaacgcacaatgtgatacatccggagatggtccccgccaggtgcaaagactattgcagtgcagcacttttgtgctgcgatggaaactaaggtcataggctatttgatttgaatgttggatggactggatatagggctatgggaggagactagcggacacctgccgtgacaatcagtctcaaaattgtataagacaggtggtgactcgccaactcattgagtgggccccgcaatggccgcacgcacagtgcgacaacagggcaacactttggagtggctgtgaggttgtcgagaggtgagtctgcggtagccagatcccggtaatccgttcagcaggccgccggcgttatgacattttacacttccaacctggagcataggtcccgctcttgcgactccactctggccggccaatcaaggcaagcacagaggcgagggccagatgaaagtgccctctggaataggggtccgcggtgtcgccactcaccgtcagctcgccacaagctgcccccgcggggtattattattattattattaaccaaaacaaagtgtgcctatgttgcaccaaacctgagttccactaggtacagccagggttcagcatcagctctatcttgggtactgctctcccaagtgctcatcaagatgtgacggatgacctaaatagcgtgggcttatgttgtaccaaacctgagttccactaggtacaaccaggtttcagcatcagctcagatctatgtatactaaaacctttaccagaatgtaacaaacacttttctgaaaaccgcatcaaaatcggttcagccaaacgcgagataatcgcgaacaaacatacatacgggtcaaactgagaacctttattttaaggcggttaaaaatacatcaactttgacatttttggcagtaacccaagtagcatggaagtgtcggcaacatcaatatagcagccaattaagaacttagagtgatttaagggacgtataagagtgtcagaaaagatttaagctgtataaaaggtactttacagacattatacagctcaagctgtataaaatcattataaaggattctgcggaagcatggggtgctttatcagaatataaaaaatctactataaaactaaaagtgttgtgagagactacaagctaattctatcgtaaaagctgtatacaggctgtattgtagtaacacttggcacttttagctgtacaaaagtatctgtcaactccgttttaaaacattaagtgttgtgaaacactacaagctaattttatcgtaaaagctgtatacaggctgtattgtagtatcacttgacacttgtagctgtacaaatgtatctgtcaaccccgttttaaagctatttcttatggcgtaatcttactctcctataagaatagtagttgtataacttctgtctgtaagggtattataaaaccaaatgaataaatggcagctatagtacagcttttttctgtattactgatagagtcgcttataacaatcttttggcgtaattttacactcgtataagtatagtagtgtaatgatttctgaaaataagtgtattataaaactaaaggaatatatgacagttacagtacaggttttttatttgttatacggatctctaaagagaattataacttatgtacggacaccgaaatacagccaaacgaatacaaatattctattataaagctgttttaattacaaaagctgtaaaagacactcaatttattacacagcacagctactaagattataatgctctccaactatcctgtaggctgtttaaaaattgtcgccattttacaataataaaaaaagggTAAGTAATAGAATGTATacaaacctataatatattgctcagaatatataaattctattagtataattttgaatggcataacgtgcaataagtataacgtgcgatacgtataacaatgaattctataattgtataatgtataaagaactttacatataatatcgtttatgataagtataaaaaggtataacgttgaaataatataatatacaaaacaaataccacgcaataaacctaaccttttatttttctggggggtaacagttctaacctaacctaatacttttctggtagcagtttctttctctgaggggtcacagttctaacctaacctaacctaacctacttttctggtagcagttttttctgtggggggtcacagttctaacctaatctaacctatttttatggtagtagtttatttttctgtggggtaacagttctaacctaacttaacctatttttatggtagtagtttttttctgtggggtaacagttctaagctaacctaacctacttttctgttagcagtttctttctctgaggggtcacagttgtaacctaaccttttttttttttgagaggggaaatgctttacgcataccacccggctagggcttgcaattcgaatattcgaatatgtcgaatattcgacctgttttgatattcgaatattcggccgctcaggtttcgaatattcgaatattttttattactaggtaaaatctattttcatccgttatagttacagtttctgtgtattttgccgggtattaacagtgaatgaggaaccgtaggtacccaaatgcgaaggaaataatgtttttactgtattcctctcaataggcttcgtgaatacagttaaacctaactcaatttcaaaggaaacgaaatcaaaaagtatgttttattacggtgcggctaatgctttttctaggtacaagtaactttacgtaagttttaagataaagggtaattttgtttattgagtaaaagcgtaccttaagcgaatattcgaagtctaaaccttgccctttatcgcaattcacaaatttgatcataccaaacctaccgaactagttctaaccatgcacctttagctaacgaataatccaccccgtagtcagccaactttttcccttaaatattccaataccaattatatgtataacttattatataacagccgaccattaggaatcaaaactaaacttgccaagactaataaagtcaataaagattcaaaatacaatggaattaaaggccattttacaggcttcttaacgacaagaagttaatttaaatcagaaaatgattagtgattagttgattacctactaaaatgttttctctcttacatacgtgtttggatggttaaagttatattaattcacgcaacgacgcatttataataaaaagttttatcaagaaatattgaaaatgactaatttttgcgttttaggtacttacttgcttttataaacgtgggtatttcagagtaggatgataaaatctagtcaataagtggatttctgcaaaatatcattaattttagcaatatgtggaaaaagcttttgaataaaacgataataaaccgatttttcgttccttttcttattttttttaaatattcgaataattattcgaatattcgaatatctcgtcagaaaaagtcgaatattcgaatacctgaaagtttcgaatatttgcaagccctacacccggcgcggggacgggccgggatggttatgtgggactccctgttgtgggctaatgagacccaaGGTTTCCCCATTAAAACCCCTCTGTTGGCTGCCTCAAGGCTATAAGGCGGGGCACGGGAAACGACCGAGACCATTCTCCCAAAAgttgtaacctaacctaacctaacctaacctacttttctggaagcagtttctttccctgaggggtcacagttctaacctaacctaacctacttttctggtagcaggttctttctctgaggggtcacagttctaacctaacctacttttctgatagcagtttctttttctgggaagtcacagttctaacctaacctaacctacttttctggtagcagtttctttctctgagggatcacagttctaacctaacctacttttctggtagcagtttctttttctggtgagtcacagttctaacctaacctaacctacttttctggtagcagtttctttttctggggagtcacagttctaacctaacgaaacctacttttctggtagcagtttctttctctgaggggtcacagttctaacctaacctaacctaacctacttttctggtagcagtttctttttctggggagtcacagttctaacctaacctaacgtacttttctggtagcattttttttttctggggagtctCAGTTCTAagctaacctacttttctgacagtaattagcttcgatgacctatgaaatactgagctatccaaataattttactgatgttttgttcagatacttatatgagatgttattcattattttaacttttatgcataatgaatgttatattaaatgtaattagtttatttgtatgttataccaaacagcggtatatatattgtatgttatattatttttattgaaaatatagatttagtgcattatacataagattagtatacgttttgaacgtttgtaaaatgaaattataccaaaagttcgtattcattatgatacgcacccaaaaaaaaacgtatttgtaaatataattaaatataattgcaaatatttagcagactaaggccgtgttatgattaccagctaaaataaattgtttagccttagaattaatatttataaatatttttgatactctaaccttaaaaacaaaaagtaactttaccgatttttgatattttccttatggtttctctttgttattttgcaggcgtgtaaatattttgccagaaaagatacacaggttcacaataaataataatccgcacttaccaataatgtaatattccatttaagtcctgtataatatatacttttacttttaccactataacactttattgtcgccattactatattacgaatgaacaagattaagacattttagtttcttaaatgattattattctcttgtaattctttcttataactcatttaaaacttatattcttatatcgtacttataagagattatctgtagtgttaaggtttcctgttacaccgaaatatagctgtaatgtagctattatgcagcttatgtattgcttatacagctactctacactacagctctaataacgctaaaggctgtataatttgggccctttttttacttataagggctgtataagcgcttatacagcctttgtacagcctaactgtacagcttatagtatacaaataaactttaatacagcttatatacagcttgcaatgctacttgggaatgcagtcggcagctatactgcagcaggattgcagcatgcactactgccgactgaattactgaggtaaatatcaaaaattcggtcagcatcatcgtatttgacatttgctgcagtaatgcagtcggcagtattgtcgcaATATACTGCTGCAGGCTACAAAACGCTCGTGAAACTATTCAACGTCCATGATCATGCTTTCCAACGTCTAACGTTCAGTAATCAAGTGACCGCTCGCAACACgcgctgtgttgtgtgtgactgcgcgggcgtgatcaaagcgggtcgcgcgcgcagcgcgccgccgGGCCGTTGCGTCCAAGCGCAGATCGCGAGCGCCACGCGCTCGCGTCACGCTCGCATCgtgccccgctcacgccgcgctttgaaaacgctcatgtgtgacggagcctttagagatatggtaataaaaaaactactcctaaaaagaaaaaaaatgtgtcaaataagaaaatctaataagtaaaataaatcaatatgcccacgtttctacaaaaagaagtgaaatcccaccaaaaacattctgtaaaaaactagccaagtctcgatggagctgcttgtttatctctaaaaagtaatgaaatctagacaaagacgtgccaagtctaaggttccttactgcgattgctttcttattatagttaatgttgtgtcaCTTGGCCggtgaagggtacacaagggtacaaaaccaggtgctccatgacaccaaacatacagtataaaaaaaaatttccagtacagacggacttctaatcattgatagaagtccgtctgtacgtctATTGTATGTTACATCGATGGTCGATTTGACGCTTCAAAAAGAAGTGTTTGTTTTAGGCTCgcctatacataagtattattgaaatacgcagctttatcaagcctacaattgactggttattgaatcaacgttttccaagtggcaattttccatcgtcaatgggtagcggttctggcgacagattggtgcaatggtgtcatggagcacctggttttgtacccttgtgtacccttcaacggccaagtcacacaacattaactataataataaagcaatcgcagtaaggaaccttagacttggcacgactttgtctagatttcattactttttagagataaacaagcagctccatcgagaattggctagttttttacagaatgtttttggtgggatgtAATATACGCAAAGCTAAGCCAAAACAGCCCGGTAGCCATAcgccaccccctggtgggtaggcaAGGGGGGGGGCATCCAAAATTACACGCCACCGCgctttaggtaaaaaaaaacaacgggttgcactccgggaatGCCGGCAggagtgaaaactcaacgacattgtaactcaaaatattaataacagcgccatctagtgcaaaatgtctgcagcactatgtataattgaggttaacgccatctagcgttatttcgtcgcattacttgaaacccctaaaaagcacatcactgtgagtactacatctacagttatattaataccagatTGAGGGAAACTCAGTAGATGGCGTTTAACCCtttgaccattatttttttatagcaaTGAATCGAGAACTTTAACGATACGCACAGcatgaattatttttttaatgatttttgagaaagag
Above is a window of Cydia splendana chromosome Z, ilCydSple1.2, whole genome shotgun sequence DNA encoding:
- the LOC134804083 gene encoding tubulin alpha-1 chain-like produces the protein MRECISIHGGQAGVQIGNACWELYCLEHGIQPDGQMPSDKTVGGGDDSFNTFFSETGAGKHVPRAVFIDLEPTVVDEVRTGTYRQLFHPEQLITGKEDAANNYARGHYTIGKEIVDLVLDRVRKLADQCTGLQGFLIFHSFGGGTGSGFASLLMERLSVDYGKKSKLEFAIYPAPQISTAVVEPYNSILTTHTTLEHSDAAFMVDNEAIYDICRRNLDIERPTYTNLNRLIGQIVSSITASLRFDGALNVDLTEFQTNLVPYPRIHFPLVTYAPVISAEKAYHEQLSVAEITNACFEPANQMVKCDPRHGKYMACCMLYRGDVVPKDVNAAIGTIKTKRTIQFVDWCPTGFKVGINYQPPTVVPGGDLAKVQRAVCMLSNTTAIAEAWSRLNHKFDLMYAKRAFVHWYVGEGMEEGEFSEAREDLAALEKDYEEVGMDSGEGEGEGGEEY